From a single Kitasatospora sp. NBC_00458 genomic region:
- a CDS encoding 2-oxo-4-hydroxy-4-carboxy-5-ureidoimidazoline decarboxylase → MACCGSHRWALRLTAHRPYPDIESLLAAASEASYDLRPADLAEALADESWMPQPLLGMRAPGSQAAHTALRAAHAAYEARFGHVFVVCLESVAPEEMLDTVLSSIRTRLANDRDEERLVASDELRRIALTRLEHLVATHTGAGAR, encoded by the coding sequence CTGGCCTGCTGCGGCAGCCACCGGTGGGCCCTCCGACTCACCGCGCACCGGCCCTACCCCGACATAGAGTCCCTGCTGGCCGCCGCCAGCGAGGCTTCCTACGACCTGCGCCCGGCCGACCTGGCCGAGGCACTGGCGGACGAGAGCTGGATGCCGCAGCCGCTCCTCGGCATGCGCGCACCCGGCAGCCAGGCGGCGCACACCGCGCTCCGGGCGGCCCACGCCGCCTACGAGGCGAGGTTCGGCCACGTCTTCGTGGTCTGCCTGGAGAGCGTCGCCCCCGAGGAGATGCTCGACACCGTCCTCAGCTCGATCCGCACCCGACTCGCCAACGACCGGGACGAGGAACGCCTGGTGGCCTCCGACGAACTGCGCCGGATCGCCCTCACCCGCCTGGAGCACCTGGTCGCCACCCACACGGGGGCCGGGGCCCGCTGA
- a CDS encoding alpha/beta hydrolase, with protein sequence MTNHRAPGPRFLLTALAAGTLLLTTACGGNDRPAQDQAASTPSAAATTAAETPTPTPTPTPTPTVKPTGADDPALKPFYGQQITWAACPPDAKAAEAKIDTSLMKCGRLHVPLDYTNPSGEALDLALLKLPAAKQDQRLGSLMVNPGGPGGSGVEMVKFGAEQFDGTLHNRFDVIGFDPRGTGESSPVLCLDDKQRDAVNEQDDPADPQEAKALSDKQEAEYIAACQARSGKLLPFVGTRSTARDLDVLRAAVGDQKLNYLGISYGTYLGALYAEEFPKNTGRLILDAAVDPAQGSLDKSIAQIIGFEKSFQRFAVDCVENHADECALGKSSAKAARKAADFLDGLRDKPLPTKDGRKVGSGLAWTGVTHMLYGDEKTYWPYLRLAFTEAMQARQGNVLLASADESNGRDDKGHYDASEAALVAVRCADGASAAPTAEQAQAAVQKLQQEAPLFTKDVTVEDFTEGSCANWPFKSPEKPHTVRAEGAAPILVVGSTGDPATPYAAAESLAKGFASATLLTRVGEGHGAFGKGNGCIDAAYAAYLTEGTLPAAGTKCS encoded by the coding sequence ATGACGAATCATCGGGCCCCCGGCCCGCGCTTTCTGCTGACCGCGCTCGCGGCCGGCACCCTGCTCCTCACCACGGCGTGCGGCGGGAACGACCGGCCCGCCCAGGACCAGGCCGCTTCCACCCCGTCGGCGGCCGCCACCACGGCCGCCGAGACGCCGACCCCGACCCCGACGCCGACGCCCACCCCGACCGTGAAGCCGACCGGCGCGGACGACCCGGCGCTCAAGCCCTTCTACGGCCAGCAGATCACCTGGGCCGCCTGCCCGCCGGACGCCAAGGCGGCCGAGGCGAAGATCGACACCTCCCTGATGAAGTGCGGCAGGCTGCACGTCCCGCTCGACTACACCAACCCGTCGGGCGAGGCCCTCGACCTCGCACTGCTCAAGCTGCCCGCCGCCAAGCAGGACCAGAGGCTCGGCTCGCTGATGGTCAACCCTGGCGGCCCGGGCGGCTCCGGCGTGGAGATGGTCAAGTTCGGCGCCGAGCAGTTCGACGGCACCCTGCACAACCGCTTCGACGTGATCGGCTTCGACCCGCGCGGCACCGGCGAGAGCTCCCCGGTGCTCTGCCTGGACGACAAGCAGCGCGACGCGGTCAACGAGCAGGACGACCCGGCCGACCCGCAGGAGGCGAAGGCCCTGTCGGACAAGCAGGAGGCCGAGTACATAGCCGCCTGCCAGGCCAGGTCCGGCAAGCTGCTGCCCTTCGTCGGCACCCGCAGCACCGCCCGCGACCTGGACGTGCTGCGCGCCGCCGTCGGCGACCAGAAGCTCAACTACCTGGGCATCTCCTACGGCACCTACCTGGGCGCGCTCTACGCCGAGGAGTTCCCGAAGAACACCGGCCGCCTGATCCTCGACGCCGCCGTCGACCCCGCCCAGGGGAGCCTCGACAAGAGCATCGCGCAGATCATCGGCTTCGAGAAGTCCTTCCAGCGCTTCGCCGTCGACTGCGTCGAGAACCACGCCGACGAGTGCGCGCTGGGCAAGTCCTCCGCCAAGGCGGCCAGGAAGGCCGCCGACTTCCTCGACGGGCTGCGCGACAAGCCGCTCCCCACCAAGGACGGCCGCAAGGTCGGCAGCGGCCTCGCCTGGACCGGCGTCACGCACATGCTCTACGGCGACGAGAAGACCTACTGGCCGTACCTGCGCCTGGCCTTCACCGAGGCGATGCAGGCCCGCCAGGGCAACGTCCTGCTCGCCTCCGCCGACGAGTCCAACGGCCGGGACGACAAGGGCCACTACGACGCCAGCGAGGCGGCCCTGGTCGCGGTCCGCTGCGCCGACGGCGCCTCCGCGGCCCCGACCGCCGAGCAGGCCCAGGCCGCCGTGCAGAAGCTCCAGCAGGAGGCGCCGCTGTTCACCAAGGACGTCACCGTGGAGGACTTCACCGAGGGCTCCTGCGCCAACTGGCCGTTCAAGTCGCCGGAGAAGCCGCACACCGTCCGGGCCGAGGGCGCCGCGCCGATCCTGGTCGTCGGCTCCACCGGCGACCCGGCCACCCCGTACGCCGCCGCCGAGTCGCTGGCCAAGGGCTTCGCCAGCGCCACCCTGCTGACCCGGGTCGGCGAGGGCCACGGCGCCTTCGGCAAGGGCAACGGCTGCATCGACGCGGCGTACGCCGCGTACCTCACCGAGGGCACCCTGCCGGCCGCCGGGACCAAGTGCTCCTGA
- the sdhC gene encoding succinate dehydrogenase, cytochrome b556 subunit: protein MPAGTLYRGREGMWSWVAHRVTGVLIFFFLFAHVLDTALVRVSPEAYDTVIQTYKTPLVNLMEYGLVAAILFHALNGLRVVAVDFWSKGPKYQKQMLWTVVGVWVVLMAGAFYPILQHTLTSWFGK, encoded by the coding sequence GTGCCGGCTGGAACGCTGTACCGCGGCCGGGAAGGCATGTGGAGCTGGGTGGCTCATCGAGTCACCGGCGTCCTCATCTTCTTCTTCCTGTTTGCACATGTCCTGGACACCGCACTGGTGCGGGTGTCTCCCGAGGCGTACGACACCGTCATTCAGACGTACAAGACGCCACTCGTGAACCTGATGGAGTACGGCCTGGTGGCCGCCATCCTGTTCCACGCCCTGAACGGCCTGCGGGTCGTAGCCGTCGACTTCTGGTCGAAGGGCCCGAAGTACCAGAAGCAGATGCTCTGGACCGTGGTCGGGGTCTGGGTCGTCCTGATGGCCGGCGCCTTCTACCCGATCCTGCAGCACACGCTGACCTCCTGGTTCGGGAAGTGA
- the sdhD gene encoding succinate dehydrogenase, hydrophobic membrane anchor protein: MSTEISDALVVPSVQAHTGKGLGTGNPADDFVIEPARQRTKKTPRRTRTNFEMLAWLFMRLSGIVLVVLILGHLLIMLVLDGGVSKIGFAFVAGRWASPFWQVWDLLMLWLAMLHGSNGMRTVINDYAEKDSTRLWLKGLMGAATVFTVLLGTLVIFTFDPNI; encoded by the coding sequence ATGTCCACGGAAATCTCCGACGCCCTGGTGGTCCCCTCCGTCCAGGCGCACACCGGCAAGGGTCTCGGCACCGGCAACCCGGCCGACGACTTCGTGATCGAGCCGGCGCGCCAGCGGACGAAGAAGACCCCGCGCCGCACCCGGACCAACTTCGAGATGCTGGCCTGGCTCTTCATGCGCCTGTCCGGCATCGTCCTCGTGGTGCTGATCCTCGGCCACCTGCTGATCATGCTGGTGCTCGACGGCGGCGTCTCCAAGATCGGCTTCGCCTTCGTGGCCGGCCGCTGGGCCTCGCCGTTCTGGCAGGTCTGGGACCTCCTGATGCTCTGGCTGGCCATGCTCCACGGCTCCAACGGCATGCGGACGGTCATCAACGACTACGCCGAGAAGGACTCCACCCGGCTCTGGCTGAAGGGCCTCATGGGTGCCGCCACGGTCTTCACCGTGCTGCTCGGCACCCTGGTGATCTTCACCTTCGACCCGAACATCTAA